Below is a genomic region from Phocaeicola salanitronis DSM 18170.
TGCGGCTGTACTATCGGATAAAAACAGAACCCGACAATTTTCTTTCCTTCTTTCTGAGGGGTCCACTCGAAAGTATAGGGGGAGCACTCGTCCAGCTCTTTTTTTGCCGGCTCAATGACTTTCCGTATGAAATCTGCCGTCAGTTTGTATTTGTCGGTTACCTGGAACATTTCCTTGAGATGGTTAAGTGAGAATGACATTTTCGCTTTCTGACCGCTCATCAGTTCATAGAAGCGCATTGTATAGACGCTTTTGAAGTTCATGGCTGTCACTAACTCGTATTTGCGGAATCCTTTAGTGAAGTCAAGGCAGCAGCTCCAAATCCTTGGGTCTATTTGAAACGTGAACGTGCTCTTGTATTTTTGAATTTTTGGCAAAACAATGATATTTATCTTTTCCCATGTTTTTTCATCTTCATATTCAAAATATTTCTGAGACAAGGCTATCAAGGCTTTTTTTGCTTTCGCATAGTTATTGTCATCTTCATTGGATAGTATCGATGTGACCGGGAGGGTCACTATTAAGTTTCCCCAAAGCGTGTGTTCCACTTTTCTACAATCTTCCGGGAATTTCAACCCCTGCAATTCACATTGGGCAAGTTCTACAAGCCTGTATAGAATTCTTTTTTCGTACACATTGAAATCATATTTTGCCGTAGTCATGATGTAGCTTTGTATCTGGTCTTTGTTTCTGACTACTACTCCGTTGTTTTTTTTCTGTTTCGTGCGTTCCATAATCCAATTGGCTTTATGTTGTTTTGCAAAGATAGCTATTATTATGACTTGTACAAATGAAAGTCATCGATAATATAAAAATCCATTCCAAAAGTCATAGTTTGAGGCAAAAAATCCATTCCAAAAGTCATAGTTTGTATTCCAAAAGTCATAATAAGATGTTAAATTCTTTCTGTAATTAATTGATAATCAGCTGAAATTTAGTTAAAACAAAAAAGTCGATAAGTATATACAAGTTATGCATATAAACAAGTCAAAGAATTTTTTAGCGGAATGTCACGAAATCCATTCCAAAAGTCATAATTCCGTTGAAAAGGAAAAGCAAATTGTCAGCATAGCAGGAATAGGGACGGATTTTTCTGCGTGTTAAATTATGTATATTTATGTAATTATATATTTAATTCATGTTGAAAAACATAATTACATATGGACACCCTTGTTTGTGCCTAATCCGAGTATCTTCTGTAGTCTTATCCATAGCTGTTTGAAAAATTCCTTGAAGTGAAAATCGTTCAGCCAAATGGTCGTGTTGCCAGACTTGCTTTTGGCTATGTCTATTTTCACGTCCTTGACCTGATGCTTTTTTCTGCGTTCCCGATCGTACAGGAATCCTGAATAGGTTATTTCTTTTCCTGTAAGCAGGAGCCGGATATCGTTATCACCGACCCCCATTGTCCGGAGTTCATCGATGTTCTCTTTGGCGTTTTCCATGCAGGGGAACAACTCGGTTATCGGCTTCAGCCTTTCCTCTCCGGTTCTGACAGCCCTGCGTGTGGCTTCCCGTTCCCTTTCGTTTTGGGCGTTTGCTGTACGCAGGTTGCTCTGGAGGTTCTGGCTTTTCATCTCCAGTTCAAAATTCTCCCTTTTCAGTTCTGCTATCTCCTGCTCCTGCCGTTTGACCTTTCCGGAGTTGAAAAGGCTGGCTGTAGCATCGATGACGGTAGTTCCGGCTTTCAGCAAGGCTGTCCCCGTGTCGGCTGCCGCCCCTTTCAGCTTTTCCACCTTTATTTCAGCGGCTGCTTCTTTGAGCTTCTTTTGGGTGTCCTCCAGCTTTTCCCCTGCCTGTTTCACTTTTTCCTCTATGACGTTGCGCTCATTCTCCATCTTACGGCATTCTTTTTCGATTTGCGCCGCTTTCTCCGCTTCGACCATATTCTTGTACTGGATGGCGGAAAGGTGCTTACGGTCGGAAGAAATGCCCCTTTCCATGCCAAGGCATTCCGCCAGTATGGTCTGCATTTCCGCCATGTCCTGCTTGTTCAGCTTCCGGGTTCTCCCTGTTTCCCCGTCCGTCCAGTCGAAAATCATGTGCGCATGGTAGTTCGGCTTCCATGTTTCCGCGTTCCCGTCCCAAACGCCGGCTCCTTCGTCCTTGTGCGTGTAGATTTGGAACGTGTGTATTCCGAAACGTTCCTCCAACCTCCCGGCAAAGTCCTGTAGCTGCCGGAGTGTCGTGCCGTCCTCGATCACGACCACTCCCTCGCGGATGGGTGTCGCCTTCTTCTGCATGGACTGCCCGGTGTGCTGCCTGTACTTTTCCCTTATGTCCTCCAGCACGTCCGCAATCCTCATTTCCGACCATTGCTCGTTGCGGTGGGAGAGTTCCGGGCGTATGTAGTCGAGTTCCTTGCTGCGGAGGTTGTGCCGTTCCGCGCTGCCGATGTTGCAGGGTCTTACGTTGATGCTTGTCTTTGCCATAACCTTTCTCTTTTCGTTGGTGGATATCCGTTTGCATCGCCATCGAGCTTGCCGATGGCGGACGGGGTCGAGGGGTGTCCCCTCGCACACGACCCTTTAGGGTCATAGTGTGCTATAACCTCGCAAGCAAAGTTAAGCCATTCGGACGGAATTTGCAAATGCCAAGTGTGGAAAGAGCACATAGGTCGGTACACAAAGTACACTCAGAAAAATCATCGGTCGGGGAACGCCTGCACGGCAAGGGGGTGCACCCGCACTCCCGACGAGTGCATCCATTAGAAGCCATTTTTCCGAAAGTAATTTCATTGTATCAAATTCATGTAGATTAACTATTGAAATTGTTACATAATCAATATTTATTGTACTTTTGCGATGAAAAAAGGTGTCATTTATGGTGGATAAGAATAAAAATTTAAAGAAGATGAAAGAAGGAGATTTGGTATCGGTGTCCGCTGAATCCACAGGCTTAGGCAGACCAATGGAGGCTGTTATAGACAAGATTGAAACATTCCTTGGTCAAACCCTTGTCACGGTCAGTTATACGCAACCTGACGAAAATTCCGGATTCGGTGGTTGCTTTGTTGATGCACATATCACTGTGAAGGAATAAAAACAGATAAATTTGATAAATTGGAAGTATGGGAAATGAAAATGTATCAAAATCAAAGAGAGGCGGAAAACGGGAGGGAGCAGGTAGGAAAAGCCGTGCCGGCATCCATTCGGTAGTCATGCGTGTACCTGCATCAATGGAGGAACTTGTACAGGCATTCATTGATATTTATTCGGACTGGATTCGTGAAGAAGGAGACAAATTCGCTCCACACAAAACCAATGAAACGCAAAGGGCTTTGTTCAGGCAGACGGTTTCAGGGATGTTGGAATTTGAACGTGAACGGTTGGTGAAAAGAAACAAGGAGGATAGCGACAGGCGTCAACTCCGCTTGTTTGAAAACGAAACGAAATCAGAATAGCGAATTTTAAAAAACGAAGGTTTTTCATACACGTTCCGGTCTTTCCAAGTTGTGTAGGAAATGCTGTTCCTGTTTGTCTGAAAACCGGTCTTTTTATCAAAGTATGAAAAATAGTATGTATGACATATTACAGACAAGACCATGATTATAGGATATGCAAGGGTTTCGAAGAATGACCAGCACCTTGACCGGCAGATAGACCGGTTGAAAAAAGAGGGATGCGAGCGGATTTATCAGGAAAAAGTGTCTGGCGCAGGAAAAATAAGACCTGAACTGGATAGGATGCTGGATGCGCTTCGTGAAGGAGATACAGTCATCGTATGCGAGCTGACTAGGTTGGGGCGTTCCGTAAAGGAGCTTTTTATGCTGGCTGAACGTATTGGCGCAACGGGTGCGGATCTGCGTTCGATTAAAGAGCCTTGGCTTGACACGACCACTCCGCAAGGTAAACTGCTTTTTGCCGTATTCTCAGGCGTGAGCCAGTTTGAGCGTGACATTATCCGGGAAAGAACCCTTGAAGGGCTGGAATCCGCACGGGCAAGGGGACGCAAGGGTGGGAGACCGAAAGCCGATGCGGGGCGCATAGAACTTGCCATGAAGCTTTATGATTCCCGTGCGTGTCCCGTGTCTGACATTCTCAAGGCTTCAGGCATAAGCAAAGCCACCCTGTACGCCTATTTAAAGGACAGGGAAAGTACGGAAAAGGGAACCTGAATGGAATCCTTTTCCGTAAGGTTATGTAATTCCGATACGTTACTTTGCCACCAGCATCAGTCCGACACCTCTCGCGGTCTTAATCTCCACATCCGGATCATCGGTAAAGAGCTTGCGGAGTTTGGTGACAAATACATCGAGGCTACGGGACGCGAAAAAATCGTCTTCCGTATTCCAGCATCGGCTCAGGATGGCTTCGCGGCGGATGACCTCATTCTTGTTTTCGGCGAGAAGCTGCAGGATTTTGGCTTCCGTTGTGGTCAATACACGGATTTTACCCGTGTTGTCATCACGCAGGGTGGCATGTACGGTGTCAAGCGTGTAATGGCTGAACCTGCAGTGCCCCTCTACCGACCTGCTTCTGGCACCTTCCTTCATTTTCAGGATGGCGTGGATGTGTGCGTCTATCTCTTCCGGGACAAACGGCTTCTTTACGTAGTTGTTCACGCCCAGTTCGTAGCCGTGTTTCACGTCTTTGGGCGATGTCATGGCGGAAGCGAACAGGATTGGCGTGTCTCCGTCCGTCTCACGGATGCGCCTTACCATCTCGAACCCGTCCATTTCGGGCATGTCGATGTCGGATATGATGATGTCAGGTTTGTGTTCCTCCCAAGCGTGCAGACCTTCCAGTCCGTTTCCGGCGGTAATCACTTCATAGCCGCCGATTACATCCTGCAGACCTGCCTGTACGATGTAGCATAAGTTCACATCGTCTTCAACGAGTAGTAGCTTTATCATAGTTCTTTGACCATTAAGGGTAAATAGATAATAAATTCAGTAAACTCACCTTCTATGCTGTTGACGAAGATTTTTCCTTTGTGCGCTTCGATTACCTGCTGCACGAAATTCAGACCCAGTCCGAAACCAGACGCTTTCTTCTTGTTGCTCCTGCTTCCAGCCGCCGCCCGCTCGTATTTGTTGAAGATGCTGCGCTGATCCTTTTCCGATATGCCAAGACCATTGTCGTATATCTTGATGATGGAATAAAGGTCGTTTTTCGATGACGAGACGCGTATGTCCACACGCTCTTTGGAATATTTGATGGAATTATCTATCAGGTTACTGAATACCTCTTCGATGTATTCCGCATCGGCGTATATCTCCGGTGTTTGCAAATCAAACTCGAACGATACGGGCTTGTGTGATTTCACCTTGAACTTATCCGCCAGCCTGACGAGCATCGGCTCCAGCGCAATCTTTTCACACTCCATCTTCATCTTCTTGTTCTCCAGTTTCGATATGGTGAGCAGCTTGTTGGTCAGTGTCAGCAGGCGGTCCGCCTCTTCCTTGGCGACATTGAAGAATTTCTCTTTTGTCTCCGGCTTGTCATCCAGCCTTCCGCTGTGCAGGAAGCTCAATGCCGTGAATATGGTGGTAAGCGGAGTTTTCATGTCATGCACCATTGCATAGGAAAAGTCTTCACGTATTTGAAAGATTTTTTTTTGTTTAGATACAATTTTGACTTGGTATATAATGCATCCGATAACAAAAATCATAATAATGATAGTTGATATTAAAAGGATATTCATTCGTTCAAAAATTGATATTTGTGGATTTTCAAGAACCAGTTGTATTCCTTTTGATAAATCTACTTTTATAGGAATAACTTTGGATTCTATTGTAGTCAATGCGTTTTTTTGATTACATTTATTGTAACTTGCATAAATTTCTTCATTCTTAGGGTTTATGATTCTAATATAAAAACGATTGTTGATGTTTTTTTCCTTTAGTAAGAGATTTGTAATGGAATCAATTCTTTGAAGTGATAATTTATATCCTAATTTTGATATTCCTTCATATAGATAAGTTGACTGTGGAATAGAATCAGTGTTTGCACCACCTATTATTCGTGTTCCTTCTGGAAGTTGTTTTGCTATAATGCTTGTTTCTTTTTTTAATGCTTCTTCTATTATATTATTGCATTCAATGAAAATGTTATTCTTAATAAGGATATAGGTATTGTTAAGCCATACATATTGCAATGATAATATAGATATAATACCTAAAAGTGTAAAGCATAATATGAAATTATTGTATCTCATTTTTTGAGGCAAAGATAATAAATAACATTTAGATAACATAGAAATAACATATAATGAATCTGTTTATTTTGATATTTGCAGCATCTTAATAATAAAAAATATATAGAGTATGAAACAGATACAAGATTTAGAAAAAAATGAAATGATTGAAATTTTTGGTGGTGAATGGATGGTTTTAAATGGTGAATGGGTCTATGTAGATGTAACGCGAGGAAAAGATGATTAAATGATATGTATGAAAATCATTAACCTAACGATAACATAAAGGTAACATAATTCCCAATAATGTTGTTTTATCTTTGCATCAGTAAAACAAACAAAGAGTTTAATAAACAATTAAATAGAAAAGCGTATGAAAAAGAATGAATTGAAAACTTTAGAGATTGAAGAATTGAAAAACGTGAATGGCGGAGTAGCACCTGGACCTAACGGTGAAAGCTGTACGGAACATGGACTGCCGGATTTTTTGAAAAACACGATCCTCTTGGATATTCTTAAACATAGATAGTGGAAGAATGGTATTTGAGAGAATTAAAAATAAAATAGTATTAACAAATAAACTTATTGTGTATGAAAGAATTGAACAAAGATGAGGACCTGTCAATTACAGGTGGGTATTTTCCTCCAACAGAGGAACAGTTGGAAAAATTGAATCCTATTGAGAGAATTATCATTTGTTGGTAAAGTAAGAATGTTGTGTATGGAAAAGAATGAAATGATGCGTACTATGAGTCTGCAAGAACAACAGGAAATCAATGGCGGTGGAGCCTTGGATATTTTGATAAACCTTAAATCCGCAACTCCATTCCCGAAGTGCTACCTACATAAAGAGAAATGGACTTTTGATTCGTAAGATAACCATTAAGTCCTCGCGTCCGTTTCAATGCGCATACCATCCCCTTACCCCATAAAGCGACTTGAGGCAATACGCAATCAGTGGCCATCAAGTGATGTAAATCATCCGGAAGAAGTTTTGAAGGCTTCTGCATATGCATGGTTGTCGGTGTAGATATTCAGCACACATTGCCTTGCGGTCTTAATCCACTTGGCAGGTACTGAAATGAATTTGAAGACAAACGTCTTGATACGGCTGGTTTCCTTGAGCCCGAACTTCTTCACTTCAATCCTTTGCATGATGGCCTTGTAGAAATTGCGTATCAGTGCCGTCAGGAGCAGGAACACGGTATTTTCCGCCATGAAGGATTTAGGCAGTCTGTCCCATCCAAACCCATTGTTCATGTCATCAAAGACGCGTTCCTTGCCACCGCGCATGTTATAGAACTCCACGATGTCCCTCATGGATGATTCGTAATCGTTGGTCAGGATGCAGCGGTATGTATATTCCCCCCTCCCACAGGTCCGGTCCACTGCCCATGCGTCTCTGTCTCTGGATTACCAGGCGATACGGTTTGCCCTTCCACTTCTCAACGAGAATGGAGTTCAACTCAAACACGATGCCGTTTATCTCTTCCTTCTTCCACCCTCTGAGCGCGAAGATGTCATCATAGAGCGAGCAGCAGCGGTTGGCGCGTATGTAGAATGTCCTGCAATGCTTCCTGACCTCATCCACAATGTCTTCAGAGCATGAGCCGCAGTCGGCCCTGAAGCGTTTGACTGTCAGCTTCTTCTCTTCAAGTCTCTCCAAAATCCTCTTTAGCGTGTCCTTCTGGTGAAAGCGTACATTGGTGTTGCCGTCGCTGTTCTCTATGCCGACAATCATGTCGCCGATAACGGCCACACCGGACCTGTAACCAAGAAATTTCTTGTACGTGGGCTTTGCATCGTACTTCTCCGCCTCAATGAACTGGTGGTCAAAGTCAACGTCATACTCCCCGCCCTCTTTCAACTGCCCTGTGGACAACAGGCAATTCAGGAGCAATGTGTTGAGTGTGTCTGCCGTATTGAAATCATAGGACTTTCCGGCATCAGACGTGTATGAGATGTTTTCCCGGGTCAGTTCGTTTATTGCCCTAAGGATGGTGTCGGCGCTACAGGTGCGGAGTGTGGGGTGAAGGGAAAGATGACTCATTAAGTGGGCGGTGACATCCTCAACGCAAGAACCGCCGCAGAAGTAAACGCATAGGAGGGAGCGGATGATTTCGCTGTATTGATAACCATAGAGTTTGCATCTCAACCCAAGTGTTGAGTCAATTGTAGAGGAGAGAAGGGAGGTAAATTGCTCCATGATTGGAAATATGCCTCCAAAAGGAGTGAGTCTTTCGGATTTTATTGCTACCTTTGCCATGCCTGTTGCGGTTTTCTTTGTCTTTGGATTCGCAACACTAAGGTAAGTGAAAACGCTGACATGGCAAAAACCTGGGCAACAAAATGTTGCTCAGGAACTTATAAAAATAATTATCAATTATGTTGCGGAATTAAGGATAAATACGATTGTAGACGTTTTGAATGGAAGAATGCCTGTATATGTTTAATGCATTAAAATTTAATAGTATGAAAGAACTGAAGTGGATGAAATGAGATTGATTGATTGTGAGATAATTAAATTGATTAAAAATATTTAAACGGAAAAACAGTATGAAAGAAAATGTATTTATGGTTGAGTTAAATCAGAAAGAAATGAGTGAAGTAAATGGAGGAGGTATTTGGACAGAAGTGTTTAAAGCTCTTATTGCATCTTATGAGATGGCAAGTGATTTTAAGGAAGGATGGGATTCTGTTCCAGATCTTTAATTGATTTATGAAACTGATGAAAATAATTATCTATTAGAAAGGAGTATTTATGATGAAGAATGAATCATATGTAGAGCTTAGTAAGAAAGAAAATTCAGAAATCTATGGTGGTAAAAGTTTTATGACTACTATAGGTGAACTTTGCCATAAGGGATGGAATGAAGTAAAATCATGGTTTCGATAAATGTTAAATAGATGAAGAAGATGTAGTATAAATGTGAACTT
It encodes:
- a CDS encoding replication initiation protein; translated protein: MERTKQKKNNGVVVRNKDQIQSYIMTTAKYDFNVYEKRILYRLVELAQCELQGLKFPEDCRKVEHTLWGNLIVTLPVTSILSNEDDNNYAKAKKALIALSQKYFEYEDEKTWEKINIIVLPKIQKYKSTFTFQIDPRIWSCCLDFTKGFRKYELVTAMNFKSVYTMRFYELMSGQKAKMSFSLNHLKEMFQVTDKYKLTADFIRKVIEPAKKELDECSPYTFEWTPQKEGKKIVGFCFYPIVQPQFRDNDLYRQEIQKQTNLSWDLNRQVLGYLKLSLGFSDKEIKNNRAVFIAAQFELPDIMGELAILKGKSRDKGNPKGYIINALKGKLKDKQG
- a CDS encoding bacteriocin-type signal sequence; this encodes MKKNELKTLEIEELKNVNGGVAPGPNGESCTEHGLPDFLKNTILLDILKHR
- a CDS encoding recombinase family protein; this encodes MIIGYARVSKNDQHLDRQIDRLKKEGCERIYQEKVSGAGKIRPELDRMLDALREGDTVIVCELTRLGRSVKELFMLAERIGATGADLRSIKEPWLDTTTPQGKLLFAVFSGVSQFERDIIRERTLEGLESARARGRKGGRPKADAGRIELAMKLYDSRACPVSDILKASGISKATLYAYLKDRESTEKGT
- a CDS encoding response regulator transcription factor yields the protein MIKLLLVEDDVNLCYIVQAGLQDVIGGYEVITAGNGLEGLHAWEEHKPDIIISDIDMPEMDGFEMVRRIRETDGDTPILFASAMTSPKDVKHGYELGVNNYVKKPFVPEEIDAHIHAILKMKEGARSRSVEGHCRFSHYTLDTVHATLRDDNTGKIRVLTTTEAKILQLLAENKNEVIRREAILSRCWNTEDDFFASRSLDVFVTKLRKLFTDDPDVEIKTARGVGLMLVAK
- a CDS encoding sensor histidine kinase → MKTPLTTIFTALSFLHSGRLDDKPETKEKFFNVAKEEADRLLTLTNKLLTISKLENKKMKMECEKIALEPMLVRLADKFKVKSHKPVSFEFDLQTPEIYADAEYIEEVFSNLIDNSIKYSKERVDIRVSSSKNDLYSIIKIYDNGLGISEKDQRSIFNKYERAAAGSRSNKKKASGFGLGLNFVQQVIEAHKGKIFVNSIEGEFTEFIIYLPLMVKEL